The window TTTGAGCGACTTTTTTATATAGAGCCGGAACATAGACACCTTCTAATTCTTGTAAGAGTTTTAGGGTCTTCTCTCGAGAGAATTTCTCTTTTTTCGCACTTAAAAGTACATTCTTGATCTCGATGATCCCCTCTTCTGCCTCACCGATAAAGAAGGCATCGAAAAAGGGAGCCAACGGTTCGGGATTTGCTGCGCCTAAACCTCCGGCTATGATCAGGGGATGACTTTCATTTCTCTCTATAGTTCGAAGTGGTATTTTAGCTAAGTCCAGCATCATTAGGATATTTGTATATGTTAATTCCGATTGCAGTGTAAAACCGATAACATCAAAGTCATGAAGGGCTATCCCGTTTTCCAGAGAATAAAGCGGGATTCTCTTCTCTTTTAATTTAGTGGCAAAATCAACCCAGGGAGCATATACTCTGTCTGCTGTACTATCCGATTCTTTGTTAAGTATAGAATAGAGGATCTTCAACCCGAGATGAGAAAACCCGACTTCATAAAGATCAGGGAAAGCTAAACAGAAGTTAACTTTTTCGGGATGAGGTTGCTTATGATAACTATTGATCTCCCTGTTGATATATCTGGATGGTTTGTTCACCGCTGGGAGTATTTCTGAGAAAGCTACTTTATTATACGAATTTTTTATGCTATTCATTATTCATTGAGTAAAAGTGTAACTAAACTATTCAATCTATCAGAACAAAAAATGGTTAGATCTCTTAAGGATATCTGACTAAAAGGAGCATACATATCTGGTAAAATATTCTCTGTTATTATCTCCACCAATGTTTTCGTTGCATATATTATAGTAGGTCAGATAATCAGTTCTATCTGTGGTATAAGTCATGAACCTTATCGGTTCTTCTGAGTCGCTACCGGACAAATTATCTTCAGGATCTGAGGGATAGATCGTATTGTATGTATTAATATCCAAGTTTTCTGAGTCCTGTTCCAATGGTTCATCTTCTTGCAGTGGTTCCGGTTCTTCTACCGGTGTTGGGGTTCTGGAGAAAGGCCAGGAGATCTTCTCACTTTCATACAAAGTCACGACAGCATAAGTGAGTACGGCAATAAGGATGATCAACAATATAACCAGAAAGAAGTTCTTATGGATAAGGATTGTTTTGGGATGGAGTATTTCATTCGATTGCCGTGGGGCTTTTATATCAATTTTTGGTGCTTTATTAAGTAAGGTATCTATTTCTCTCTGGCTCAATCCCAAAACACGAGCATAAGTAGTTATCAATATCTTTGTGTAACCATCACCACCCAGAGATGAAAAATTGTTACTTTCCATGTTCTTGAGGGTATTGACATGCAGTTTCGTCTTGGATGAAACTTCATCTAAACTCAGCCCTTTTTCTTTTCTCTTCTCTTGTAAATAATTCCCGATATTTTCCATATTACCTCAAATTCTTGATTAAAATGATCCCGAACACAATGCCTGCTCCGTTATAAGCCATATCATGCCAACTCCAACGGGTTTTCTTGATATGCTTATCACTGAACTCTTTACTGAAACCGAGAAAAGTGGTCAAGCTAATTGAGTATAAATAACTATTATTTTCTGACTGATTCAGTATATCATTACTAAAGCCATAATTCCAATATGTTAAGAAGGCACTGGTCATGAAATGCATTGCCTTGTCTTTCCCTAACCATTCCGACCGGGCTTGCAGTGAAGCAGTAAAGAATATTGCTATGAGTAGCAGTAATAACAGACTTTTGATTAGCATTTCAAGATATCATTGGGATTTAATTGACCCTCAAAAACAAAACCGACAGAACCTAACAACCGACAACTGTTTTCTTGATGATTCAAATTGACAGTTACTCTGCCACCGGGAAAGATCACGGTTACTTCTGTATCAAGAAAGCCGAGATGAAAACCGGCATAAACAGCTGCACAGGCACCTGTCCCACAGGCAAGTGTTTCACCGGTACCTCTCTCCCAAACGCGTACTGCGACCTTTCTCGGATTGATGATCTTGACCAGTTCTAAGTTGATTCCCTCTTTAAATGTTGCATCTTGTGTAATATCTGGTCCAATTCGTTGTATCAGATCGGTATTGGTAATATCAGCTCCATACTCCTGAAAACGATCGATTACTACAAAATGAGGGTTTCCAACAGAGACCGGTAACCCTATCCATTTATCTACATTGATGAGATTCTCTATTGGATCTACATCTTTAGTATGACCGTATAATATTGTCTGGATGTTATTAACGGCGATGCTCACTTCATATTTATCATCGAGATAGACAACAGTACCATTCACGATGCCGGCGGCAGTTTTTATCGAGTAGTTTTTCTTAGAATCGTTACTTTTTTTGTAGAGAAGTGCCATTACCGATCTTAAAGCAGACCCGCAAGTTTCCGCTTCACTACCATCGGCATTCCAAATTCTCAGATGAGCATCTGATTCGGTATCAGGAAGCAAAAAAACTATACCATCGGCTCCTACACCAAAATTCTTGTCTGAAACAGATAT is drawn from Candidatus Cloacimonadota bacterium and contains these coding sequences:
- a CDS encoding helix-turn-helix domain-containing protein, with protein sequence MENIGNYLQEKRKEKGLSLDEVSSKTKLHVNTLKNMESNNFSSLGGDGYTKILITTYARVLGLSQREIDTLLNKAPKIDIKAPRQSNEILHPKTILIHKNFFLVILLIILIAVLTYAVVTLYESEKISWPFSRTPTPVEEPEPLQEDEPLEQDSENLDINTYNTIYPSDPEDNLSGSDSEEPIRFMTYTTDRTDYLTYYNICNENIGGDNNREYFTRYVCSF
- the dapF gene encoding diaminopimelate epimerase — its product is MNDNQVNLHFTKMQAQGNSYIFFDFLEKSPPVFDIPKFAISVSDKNFGVGADGIVFLLPDTESDAHLRIWNADGSEAETCGSALRSVMALLYKKSNDSKKNYSIKTAAGIVNGTVVYLDDKYEVSIAVNNIQTILYGHTKDVDPIENLINVDKWIGLPVSVGNPHFVVIDRFQEYGADITNTDLIQRIGPDITQDATFKEGINLELVKIINPRKVAVRVWERGTGETLACGTGACAAVYAGFHLGFLDTEVTVIFPGGRVTVNLNHQENSCRLLGSVGFVFEGQLNPNDILKC